The Syngnathus scovelli strain Florida chromosome 11, RoL_Ssco_1.2, whole genome shotgun sequence region CATTTTTGGTggcatttttatttcatgtttCAGGAATAGACATCCATTGCCTGAAGACGGAAGCATTTCTTACACATCACAGTTGTTGCTCATTTATTGTTCACTTCAGTCCTCTTCCTGTCATAACTCATGTACTATTCTGTCTGTGAGCTGTTGTGTTAGTCACATGCTGTGAAATGATGTATCCGCACTTTTAAGTATTTAACTCCACAGCATCCTCCAGTGGGATTTTCTTTGACTGCAACTGAGCAAACTTCAAAACTATTGCATTCTTTTGTTGCCTCCAAAATAATCCAGACAATTTACAGataaatttgtgtttatttgcctCATACACTTTTTtccagaaaaaaactaaaatgactCCTTCAGTCGAATAAAGGTTGTATTATCGCTTCTAAGTTGCTCTTATttcaaaacaacttttttttttttttacatttgacttGATCAAAGTGCTTTTCATTGTAACTATAAAAGAGGCCAAACGGCTGAGGTTTAATGATGACACAATTTTTATGACATTACAGAGAATGTTGGCTTGATGAAAAATGTCTAACCAAGCAATATAAAACCAGGTTTAGTAAAATCAGATAATGACTCGCTGTACTTACATTTTCCTGAGAGCGTAAAACTGTCTTTTCCATGACTTTCAAAGCATAAAAATCCCCCGTTGCCTTCTCCCGTACAACTTGAACCTTGCCAAAGCGACCTTGTCCCACCACAGCGCGCACCTCAAAGTCGAGAAGGCTCGGCTGCAAGGACTGGAGCTCCGAGACCACGTCAGAAACTgccgacacacacaaaaacatttgcAGTTCATTAACTGTAGAGTTTAAATTGACAATAGTGAGTGTGAAAGATTATTTGTCAATAATTGACTGGCAGTCCATCCAAGACAATCACACAAGCTGGAGGTACTTGTGTACTTACACTTGTTTACAAAGTTGGCAACATGATGTATCTTCATCAATTCAGGGGATTTACACTCTTGGTACAGTAACAACAGCGAGTCCACAAACTCCTCCCGACTCAAGATGCATCCTCCCTGCTGCCCATTCAAGCTGAGGCGACCCTGTGGAAATACACATAGAGATGAGTTACTAGTGGTTGTtgtttgttcatattttggGAGCAGTTCAGGGGCATTTCGGGTAGGATGGGTACCTGAAACAGCTGGTTGAGTCTTGAACTTCGGATGGTGATGGGGTCCGCAGAGGTCGGCGTCGTTTTAAGGCCTCCCTGGCTCACGTATTTGAACTTCAACATTCTCAATAATATATATCCTGACGAAAGCTATCTTTAAGTGTGACCCTTAAGTGGATCAACCGATGAACTATCCAAGCGCGACAAACGAGGGGTACTGATGTAAACACAGCATAGAAAGTTAGCGAAAACGCTTATGAGCTAACTAAAAATAAGTTTGGCTTTCGTCTTCATTTACACTGAGAGACATAAAACGCAAAGCGTGGAGCTACTCACGGAACTTCCATGCAAGTAATCCGATTTAGGAACGAACTAcagacattttaaaataaagaacGATCCGTTGTTTCCTTCTTGATCGTCATTGCTTCCGGTAAACTTTCAAATTTTGCGCGTTCCACGCCCATCTCGGGGGTTGTGATTCGATGGGTTGGATTGTGATTGGTCAGATCTCTGTTTGTGGGCGGTGCTCATATTTTTAACCAATCAAATTGTCCTTTCGCCTCGCAGCAAGGAAATGACATTCATTCATAACAATAAAAAGCATAACAATGAAACCACagtgaattattttattattgaacAGTACCACATTGCAAAAGCTATTTGCCTTTCTATATTCATTCAGTGCACCTAGTTTTCATTGTCCTTGTTTTGATTACAACTGTACTTAAACTGTTTTGATTTTATGATTGAAAATGTGGTAGTTGCATTTAATTATATTGAAGCATATACATTCATATAATTAAATGCATGCAGTAATGTGCAAAGAATCATAAATTCAGGgaaacaactttatttgtgatcACAAATTTATGTTTCATCCTTGCAAATGCCAGTAATTATAGTCGTCGTAATCTCACAGTGGCTTGGGTTTGTCCCAGGAGCTGCTGTAAGGTGGTGCTGAATTTGTGGTTTTAGTTTAGGCTTGAGGCTGGGTTTGTGATTTGGGGTTTGGAGATGGTTTGGGAATGGGAGTAGGGTTAGGAACAGGATTGGGATTGGgagtagggtttgggttagggttagggttgggattaggAGTAGGAGTAGTTGCAATGAAACACCCCCTTTTGTGCCACTGCATGTCCCTCACACGTCGGACAGACTGGATCTGAGGCGCCGTGGCTCCCCAGTCATTCCAGTGCTTAAAGTCTCCATGCTCAAACACATACTGGCGTCCTCTGTAGCCTGGGTACATGTAGCCCACCCACCTTAAGAGGCAAAGCACAGCAGACTGAATAACAGCTCTCCAACAATAAAGGCATTGCAACCATCCAAGATTGTATCTTACGTGCCGCTGATGGCCTTGGCACTGGCCACACGATCCTGGAAACCATAAGCCCACAGACTGGGAACATCATCGTCATTAATTTCCATCTTCCTGCCCTCAAAGCCTGCGTTCTCAAACAGGTGCAGCTTGTGATCTGCATTGTCCTGGAGAGAAAGATGTTTGAATTTGCTGTCATTGCAATATTAATGGGCATTATGAATACAGACCACTTTTAGGGGCCTGAAAGAGCTCAGACAAAAGAGACTTTGGCAGTTGGTCCAAGTGCTCCAACGGGGATACTCCCCCTTCTCCAGTACAAACTTCTCTCCCACAAAACGTGGGTGTTCAAAACCAATCCATCtgaaacaggagagaaaatacgtgACACATATTTGTCCATGT contains the following coding sequences:
- the crybb3 gene encoding beta-crystallin B3; translated protein: MTDQPGNPDQFPAEKGQGGAGASYKLSLFEFENFRGKKVELSGECKDVLKKMEKVGSIIVESGPWIGFEHPRFVGEKFVLEKGEYPRWSTWTNCQSLFCLSSFRPLKVDNADHKLHLFENAGFEGRKMEINDDDVPSLWAYGFQDRVASAKAISGTWVGYMYPGYRGRQYVFEHGDFKHWNDWGATAPQIQSVRRVRDMQWHKRGCFIATTPTPNPNPNPNPNPTPNPNPVPNPTPIPKPSPNPKSQTQPQA